One genomic region from Parerythrobacter aestuarii encodes:
- a CDS encoding type III PLP-dependent enzyme has protein sequence MHIFPDAKAVVRALAPDEPVILNRPHAAARAARFFVEKFPGRVLYAVKANPSPELLTILFANGVTHYDVASIAEVRLVRETLPEATLCFMHPVKTQRAIAEAYHQHGVRTFSLDTAEELEKIVDACSDEQGNPAKDLKLCVRIRVSSDYSELSLASKFGCDLTEAPGLLQLARQHCDWLGVCFHVGSQAMTPFAYVQAIERTRAAIADASVVIDMIDVGGGFPSVYPGMEPPPMEDYFAIIHKHFEALPVAYNAELWCEPGRALCAEYSSLVVRVEKRRGDELYINDGAYGALYDAAHVGWKFPVRALEDDLIKPEMDFAFYGPTCDDADFMEGPFALPEDIQAGDFIEVGMLGAYGAAMKTGFNGFGNAEQIIVEDEPMQSLYRGDREIPQTDNVVNLR, from the coding sequence TTGCACATTTTTCCTGATGCCAAGGCTGTAGTCCGCGCCCTCGCGCCGGACGAGCCCGTAATCCTCAACCGCCCGCATGCCGCTGCGCGCGCCGCCCGCTTCTTTGTCGAGAAGTTCCCGGGCCGGGTGCTCTATGCCGTGAAGGCGAATCCGTCGCCTGAACTGCTCACCATCCTGTTTGCCAACGGCGTGACGCATTACGACGTGGCGTCGATTGCCGAAGTCAGGCTGGTGCGGGAGACGTTGCCGGAAGCGACGCTGTGTTTCATGCATCCGGTCAAGACGCAGCGCGCGATTGCCGAGGCCTATCACCAGCACGGCGTGCGTACCTTCAGCCTCGATACTGCCGAGGAACTGGAGAAGATCGTAGATGCCTGCAGCGATGAGCAGGGAAATCCTGCCAAGGACCTGAAGCTCTGCGTCCGCATCCGTGTCTCGTCCGACTATTCGGAGCTGTCGCTGGCAAGCAAGTTCGGCTGTGATCTCACTGAAGCTCCCGGCCTGCTGCAGCTGGCCCGCCAGCATTGCGACTGGCTGGGCGTCTGCTTCCATGTCGGCAGCCAGGCGATGACGCCGTTTGCCTATGTCCAGGCTATCGAGCGCACTCGCGCGGCGATTGCCGATGCGTCGGTCGTTATCGACATGATCGATGTGGGGGGCGGGTTCCCGAGTGTCTATCCGGGCATGGAGCCGCCGCCGATGGAAGATTACTTCGCCATCATCCACAAGCACTTCGAGGCGCTGCCGGTCGCTTACAACGCCGAGCTGTGGTGCGAGCCTGGTCGCGCGTTGTGCGCTGAATACAGCTCGCTGGTGGTGCGGGTCGAGAAGCGTCGTGGTGACGAGCTGTACATCAACGACGGTGCCTATGGCGCTCTTTATGACGCCGCGCATGTCGGCTGGAAGTTCCCGGTGCGCGCGCTTGAAGACGACCTGATCAAACCGGAGATGGACTTCGCTTTCTACGGCCCGACCTGCGATGATGCGGACTTCATGGAAGGGCCCTTCGCGCTGCCTGAAGACATCCAGGCCGGCGACTTCATCGAAGTCGGCATGCTGGGTGCCTATGGCGCAGCGATGAAGACCGGCTTCAACGGCTTCGGCAATGCCGAGCAGATCATTGTCGAAGATGAGCCGATGCAGAGCCTTTATCGAGGCGACCGCGAAATCCCGCAGACGGATAACGTCGTCAACTTGCGCTGA
- a CDS encoding LuxR C-terminal-related transcriptional regulator, which yields MGQTTDQGAATPGDGERHPVPLPAKWVRDLIEASPIASVISDPRQADNPLVAVNDAFVELTGYTQEECVGRNCRFLAGTGTEPWLTEKIREGVREHKSVLVEILNYKKDGTPFRNAVLVAPIFDDDDQLQYFLGSQVEIADDQPNMGMARRERAAQMLKTLSPRQLEVTTLVASGLRNKEVAAKLGLSEKTVKMHRGLVMEKLGLKTSADLVRIAVEAGV from the coding sequence ATGGGACAAACAACCGACCAGGGCGCTGCAACGCCGGGTGATGGCGAACGTCATCCCGTGCCCTTGCCAGCCAAATGGGTGCGCGACCTGATCGAAGCCAGCCCGATTGCGTCGGTCATTTCCGATCCTCGCCAGGCCGACAATCCGCTCGTTGCCGTCAACGACGCCTTTGTCGAGCTGACCGGCTACACTCAGGAAGAATGCGTCGGTCGCAATTGCCGGTTTCTTGCCGGGACCGGTACCGAACCGTGGCTGACCGAGAAAATCCGGGAAGGCGTGCGCGAACACAAATCCGTCCTGGTCGAGATCCTCAACTACAAGAAAGACGGTACGCCCTTTCGTAACGCCGTGCTTGTAGCGCCGATTTTCGACGATGATGACCAATTGCAGTATTTTCTCGGCAGCCAGGTCGAGATCGCCGACGACCAGCCGAACATGGGCATGGCCCGACGTGAGCGCGCTGCGCAGATGCTCAAGACCCTTTCCCCACGCCAGCTGGAAGTGACCACGCTGGTCGCTTCAGGCCTGCGCAACAAGGAAGTGGCTGCCAAACTCGGCCTTTCCGAGAAGACCGTGAAGATGCACCGGGGCCTTGTGATGGAGAAGCTGGGCCTCAAGACCAGTGCAGACCTCGTCAGGATCGCCGTCGAAGCCGGTGTGTGA
- a CDS encoding EAL domain-containing protein gives MSVRSLFQGKSPRSDSGASGDLAGVIGPEDTQKRLEVLEDIEQAGIGWLWASDADGRLIYLTDGAREKLGKERGELLGKPIVELFETDPDNPDGATQRPLNFQLKAHNKLNDLVVRFADGKSRHDVKQTWWSITAHPKFDRGGKFCGYRGHAKDVTVEYERKIIDTKLAEYDSLTGLANRHYMNKRLESILAAYRSAKRSCALMMLDLDKFKQVNDTMGHPAGDSVLVQAAERLRAIVGDRGEIGRLGGDEFQIILPDLDDRGTLGEMAEKIIKIVSQPYPIEDEKRAVIGTSVGIAIAPYDGVDREELVKASDLALYSAKNGGRGQFRFYHADLKDEEEERQELLDDLREALAQGDLELNYQPVVRATDNTVVCLEALMRWHHEERGFVSPGVFIPVAEESDLIIQMGEWALRQACDDAKQWPSTVRVAVNVSAVQFAHKGFPETVANVLAQSGLDPDRLELELTESVFLGDTDAAEVTFKTLKGLGVRLALDDFGTGYSSLSYLRSAPFDKIKVDRSFVDSCTEQEKNSAKIIAAIVGLSNALSMETTVEGVEAFDQLKVVRDKGASLIQGWLYAKAMPQEKILELIQSGEFKIEPEGPDTHRRERRSMFRRIGIIHDDHHYRAVIRDLSTTGARIDGIAGVPIGTPLVLDLGSGQLVVCEVTRSTDAMIAVEFETPLVSDGAGGLVTRHRVSPYALAAAGMPLTSLPQGSYPMERMHGAATSKPQFLEVQVGHG, from the coding sequence ATGTCAGTTCGTAGCCTCTTCCAGGGTAAATCGCCCCGCAGCGATTCCGGGGCATCAGGCGATCTTGCCGGTGTCATTGGACCGGAAGACACGCAAAAGCGGTTGGAAGTGCTCGAAGACATCGAGCAGGCCGGGATCGGCTGGCTATGGGCTAGCGATGCCGATGGCCGCCTTATTTACCTGACCGACGGCGCGCGCGAGAAGCTCGGCAAGGAACGCGGCGAGCTGCTGGGCAAGCCCATCGTCGAGTTGTTTGAAACCGATCCCGACAACCCTGACGGTGCCACCCAGCGCCCGCTCAATTTCCAGCTCAAGGCGCATAACAAGCTGAATGACCTGGTGGTTCGCTTTGCCGACGGCAAGTCGCGCCATGACGTGAAACAGACCTGGTGGTCCATCACAGCGCATCCGAAGTTCGATCGTGGGGGCAAGTTCTGCGGCTATCGCGGCCATGCCAAGGACGTGACAGTCGAGTACGAACGCAAGATCATCGATACCAAGCTGGCAGAATATGACTCGCTGACAGGGCTCGCCAACCGCCACTACATGAACAAGCGGCTGGAAAGCATTCTTGCCGCGTACCGGTCGGCCAAGCGCTCTTGCGCGCTGATGATGCTGGACCTCGACAAGTTCAAGCAGGTCAATGACACCATGGGTCACCCAGCCGGCGACTCGGTCCTGGTCCAGGCGGCTGAACGCCTCCGGGCAATTGTCGGGGATCGCGGTGAGATCGGCCGTCTGGGCGGCGACGAATTCCAGATCATCCTGCCTGATCTCGATGACCGCGGCACTTTGGGTGAAATGGCCGAAAAGATCATCAAGATCGTCTCCCAGCCCTACCCCATCGAAGACGAGAAGCGTGCCGTCATCGGGACATCGGTCGGCATCGCCATTGCTCCCTACGACGGGGTCGACCGGGAAGAATTGGTCAAGGCCTCCGACCTGGCGCTCTATTCCGCCAAGAATGGCGGGCGCGGCCAGTTCCGCTTCTACCACGCCGACCTCAAGGACGAGGAAGAAGAACGGCAGGAACTGCTCGACGACTTGCGTGAGGCGCTAGCCCAAGGCGATCTCGAGCTGAATTACCAGCCCGTTGTTCGTGCCACGGACAATACGGTTGTCTGCCTAGAAGCGTTGATGCGTTGGCACCATGAAGAGCGCGGCTTTGTTAGCCCCGGTGTGTTCATCCCCGTGGCCGAGGAATCCGACCTCATCATCCAGATGGGCGAATGGGCGCTGCGCCAGGCCTGCGACGATGCCAAGCAATGGCCCAGCACCGTACGCGTGGCCGTGAATGTCTCGGCCGTTCAGTTCGCGCACAAGGGCTTCCCTGAAACCGTGGCCAATGTCCTTGCACAGTCCGGGCTCGATCCCGACCGGCTGGAACTGGAGCTGACTGAAAGCGTCTTCCTCGGCGATACCGATGCCGCAGAAGTCACGTTCAAGACCCTCAAGGGGCTCGGAGTGCGCCTGGCGCTCGACGACTTCGGGACCGGCTATTCCTCGCTCAGTTATTTGCGCTCAGCCCCGTTCGACAAGATCAAGGTCGATCGCAGCTTCGTCGACAGCTGTACCGAGCAGGAAAAGAACAGCGCCAAGATCATCGCCGCCATCGTCGGTCTTTCCAATGCGCTGAGCATGGAAACAACGGTCGAGGGCGTCGAAGCCTTCGACCAACTCAAGGTCGTGCGTGACAAGGGTGCCAGCCTGATCCAGGGCTGGCTCTACGCCAAGGCCATGCCGCAGGAAAAGATCCTCGAACTGATCCAGTCCGGCGAATTCAAGATCGAACCCGAGGGGCCGGATACACATCGGCGCGAGCGCCGCAGCATGTTCCGACGGATCGGCATCATCCACGATGACCACCACTATCGAGCCGTCATCCGCGACCTCTCGACCACCGGAGCCCGCATCGATGGCATCGCCGGTGTCCCGATCGGAACCCCGCTGGTGCTCGACCTTGGTTCAGGCCAGCTGGTGGTGTGCGAAGTCACCCGCAGCACGGATGCCATGATCGCGGTCGAATTCGAAACTCCGCTTGTCAGCGATGGTGCTGGCGGGCTGGTGACGCGTCATCGCGTCTCACCCTATGCGCTTGCCGCAGCCGGCATGCCGCTCACTTCGCTGCCTCAGGGCAGCTATCCCATGGAGCGCATGCACGGGGCCGCGACAAGCAAGCCGCAGTTCCTCGAAGTGCAGGTTGGCCACGGCTAA
- a CDS encoding TauD/TfdA dioxygenase family protein produces MATIAKTFDREALDTGSLDVRPMTPAIGAEIHGIDLGASNIADSIPAIRSALLKYGVIFFREQDLTQDQHIAFARHFGELEIHPATPKDQPNPEVLRIAHGPKSRGQENNWHSDVTWRECPSLGSILLAREIPPVGGDTLFANMHLAYERLSPKMQEFCQGLTAVHDIARVFAKRLGKAPEDLHDKYPPMRHPVIRTHPETGERAIYVNNGFTSHIEGLAPEESRWLLDHLYKTAWDVEIQCRFRWQPGSIAFWDNRVCQHLAVSDYFPARRVMERVTIAGDKPFFKPD; encoded by the coding sequence ATGGCCACCATCGCAAAGACCTTCGACCGCGAAGCGCTCGATACGGGATCGCTCGATGTACGCCCGATGACACCAGCAATCGGGGCCGAGATCCACGGAATCGACCTTGGCGCGAGCAACATCGCCGACAGTATCCCGGCGATCCGCTCGGCTTTGCTCAAATACGGCGTGATCTTCTTCCGCGAGCAGGACCTGACCCAGGACCAGCACATCGCCTTCGCGCGCCACTTCGGCGAACTCGAAATCCATCCGGCTACGCCCAAGGACCAGCCCAATCCGGAGGTCCTGCGCATCGCCCACGGGCCCAAGAGCCGGGGACAAGAGAACAACTGGCATTCGGACGTTACCTGGCGCGAATGCCCATCGCTGGGCTCGATCCTGCTGGCGCGCGAGATCCCGCCGGTCGGCGGCGACACGCTGTTTGCCAACATGCACCTCGCCTATGAGCGACTGAGCCCGAAAATGCAGGAATTCTGCCAGGGGCTGACAGCGGTGCACGATATCGCCCGGGTCTTCGCCAAGCGGCTGGGCAAGGCACCCGAGGACTTGCACGACAAGTATCCGCCGATGCGCCACCCGGTGATCCGGACCCATCCAGAGACCGGCGAACGCGCGATCTACGTCAATAATGGCTTCACCAGCCATATCGAAGGGCTGGCTCCCGAAGAAAGCCGCTGGCTGCTCGACCATCTCTACAAGACTGCATGGGACGTAGAGATCCAGTGCCGGTTCCGCTGGCAGCCTGGCTCGATCGCGTTCTGGGACAACCGCGTGTGCCAGCACCTTGCGGTGAGCGACTATTTCCCTGCAAGGCGGGTGATGGAACGCGTCACAATCGCCGGCGACAAGCCGTTTTTCAAACCGGACTAA
- a CDS encoding nitroreductase, translated as MYGNPDQKFDEVVLGRRSIRGYLDKPVPQALIEEVLAMAMRSPSSMNTQPYHFHVITGEPLDRIRKGNTENILAGVPDSREFRRGHAFQGVHRDRQVGCAIQLFEAMGIERDDKEKRQDWVLRGFRQFDAPVCVIVTYDKELSDSDDTAFDCGAVTTALVNAAWSRGLGCVINSQGIMQSPVVREHAGIPDDQVIMKAVAMGWPDPDFPANPVKITRREVSEAARFVGFD; from the coding sequence GTGTACGGCAATCCAGACCAGAAATTTGACGAAGTCGTTCTCGGGCGGCGCTCCATCCGCGGGTATCTCGACAAGCCGGTGCCGCAGGCACTGATCGAGGAGGTGCTGGCGATGGCCATGCGCTCGCCTTCGTCGATGAACACCCAGCCCTATCACTTCCATGTCATCACCGGCGAGCCGCTCGACCGGATCCGCAAGGGCAATACCGAGAACATCCTCGCCGGTGTCCCTGACAGCCGCGAGTTCCGCCGCGGGCATGCGTTCCAGGGCGTCCACCGCGATCGGCAGGTTGGCTGCGCCATCCAGCTGTTCGAAGCCATGGGCATCGAGCGCGACGACAAGGAAAAGCGGCAAGACTGGGTGCTGCGCGGCTTCCGCCAGTTCGATGCGCCGGTGTGCGTGATCGTGACCTATGACAAGGAACTGTCCGACAGCGACGATACCGCTTTCGATTGTGGAGCAGTCACCACCGCGCTGGTCAACGCCGCGTGGAGCCGCGGGCTAGGGTGCGTGATCAACTCGCAGGGGATCATGCAGAGCCCTGTGGTGCGCGAACATGCCGGCATTCCGGATGACCAGGTCATCATGAAAGCCGTCGCCATGGGTTGGCCCGACCCTGACTTTCCAGCGAATCCGGTCAAGATCACCCGCCGTGAGGTGTCGGAAGCCGCGCGCTTCGTGGGGTTTGACTGA
- the hemA gene encoding 5-aminolevulinate synthase has protein sequence MNYDQIFDQAIDRLHAEGRYRVFIDILRNKGAYPNARCFHGHNGPKPITVWCSNDYLAMGQHPKVIAAMEEALHDVGAGSGGTRNIGGNTHYHIQLEHELAELHGKESALLFTSGYVSNDATLSTLAKLLPGCIIFSDELNHASMIAGIRNSGCEKRVFRHNDLEHLEELLAAEAPETPKVIAFESVYSMDGDVAPIHAICDLAEKYNALTYIDEVHAVGMYGEHGGGISERDEAAHRIDIIEGTMGKAFGVMGGYIAADAKIIDCIRSYAPGFIFTTSLAPPLVAGVLASVRHLKASSEERDAQQAAAAKLKQLMRDAGLPVMDSTTHIVPLMVGDPVRAKKISDILLAEYGVYVQPINFPTVPRGTERLRFTPGPAHTEDMMRELVEALVEIWDRLELELRKAA, from the coding sequence ATGAACTACGACCAGATCTTCGACCAGGCGATCGACCGGCTTCATGCCGAAGGCCGCTACCGGGTCTTCATCGACATCCTGCGCAACAAGGGTGCCTATCCCAACGCGCGGTGTTTCCACGGTCACAACGGTCCCAAGCCGATCACGGTGTGGTGCTCCAACGACTATCTCGCCATGGGCCAGCATCCCAAGGTAATCGCAGCCATGGAAGAAGCGCTGCATGATGTCGGTGCCGGTTCGGGCGGCACCCGCAATATTGGCGGCAACACGCACTATCACATCCAGCTCGAGCACGAGCTGGCCGAACTACATGGCAAGGAAAGCGCCCTGCTGTTTACCAGCGGCTATGTCTCGAACGACGCGACCTTGTCGACTCTGGCGAAGCTGCTGCCCGGCTGCATCATCTTTTCCGATGAACTCAACCACGCCAGCATGATCGCCGGCATCCGCAATTCGGGCTGCGAGAAGCGCGTCTTCCGACATAACGACCTCGAACACCTTGAAGAGCTGCTCGCTGCCGAGGCACCCGAAACGCCCAAGGTCATCGCGTTCGAAAGCGTCTATTCGATGGATGGCGACGTCGCTCCGATCCACGCCATCTGCGACCTGGCCGAGAAGTACAACGCGCTCACTTACATCGACGAAGTCCACGCCGTGGGCATGTATGGCGAGCATGGCGGCGGCATTTCGGAGCGGGACGAGGCCGCGCACCGGATCGATATCATCGAAGGCACCATGGGCAAGGCCTTCGGCGTCATGGGCGGCTATATCGCCGCCGATGCCAAGATCATCGACTGCATCCGCAGCTATGCCCCGGGCTTCATCTTCACCACTTCGCTGGCTCCGCCGCTGGTGGCTGGCGTGCTCGCTTCAGTCCGTCACCTGAAGGCCAGCAGCGAAGAACGCGATGCGCAGCAGGCCGCTGCGGCGAAACTCAAACAGCTGATGCGCGATGCCGGACTGCCGGTGATGGACAGCACGACGCATATCGTCCCGCTGATGGTGGGGGACCCGGTCCGCGCCAAGAAGATCAGCGACATCCTCCTCGCTGAATACGGCGTCTATGTGCAGCCGATCAATTTCCCCACCGTGCCGCGCGGTACCGAGCGCCTGCGCTTCACCCCGGGCCCTGCGCACACTGAAGACATGATGCGCGAATTGGTCGAAGCACTAGTCGAAATCTGGGACCGGCTGGAGCTGGAGCTCAGGAAAGCGGCATAA
- a CDS encoding protoglobin domain-containing protein has protein sequence MTGRAELAERGMERLVEQRGDFTADVLASYYRRFPDVRAAFVEHGLGDTAELEARMVTATAYMLLQWASDRQSTMIEQGTTIGHHHDTLKVGPQWYMGLVDSMLEVLFATLPENAADERAMWLEIRAEVCAFVDSVRPEFWRTDTDGPLPQEFSPG, from the coding sequence ATGACCGGCCGCGCGGAGCTCGCCGAGCGCGGCATGGAACGACTGGTCGAGCAGCGCGGCGATTTCACGGCAGACGTGCTGGCCAGCTACTATCGACGGTTTCCCGATGTGCGCGCAGCCTTCGTCGAGCATGGACTGGGCGACACCGCCGAGCTGGAAGCCCGCATGGTCACCGCCACCGCCTACATGCTGCTGCAATGGGCGAGCGACCGGCAGTCTACCATGATCGAGCAAGGCACCACCATCGGCCACCATCACGACACTCTGAAGGTCGGCCCGCAATGGTACATGGGGCTGGTCGACAGCATGCTGGAGGTACTCTTCGCGACGCTTCCCGAAAACGCTGCCGACGAACGCGCCATGTGGCTGGAAATCCGCGCCGAGGTGTGCGCTTTCGTGGACTCGGTCCGCCCGGAATTCTGGCGCACCGACACCGACGGCCCGTTGCCGCAAGAGTTCAGCCCCGGCTGA
- the murI gene encoding glutamate racemase, which produces MGHFANQAVDPAAPIVLFDTGVGGLTVLAELRKVLPEAPVIYAADYAGLPYGTKTEAEVAARVCGLLGRMSERYHPRAICIACNTASTIALGMVREVLEVPVIGTVPAIKPAAEMTQTGVIGLLGTAATVRQGYVDELERQFASDKLLIRHAAPELVEQAERKLRGDTIDSAAIAATVAGLRDHTRGMEIDTVVLACTHFPLLEDELRAAMGGGVRFVHGAEGIARRIAYLTEGQEFARGDGDRVVVTAPPDQAMLDAFRPYGFDRIEQL; this is translated from the coding sequence ATGGGACACTTCGCCAACCAGGCCGTCGATCCGGCAGCACCCATCGTGCTGTTCGATACCGGTGTTGGCGGGCTCACGGTACTGGCAGAGCTGCGCAAGGTCTTGCCCGAAGCACCCGTGATCTACGCTGCCGACTATGCCGGCCTGCCCTATGGCACCAAGACCGAGGCCGAAGTCGCCGCGCGGGTCTGCGGCCTGCTGGGCCGGATGAGCGAGCGCTATCACCCGCGCGCCATCTGCATCGCATGCAACACCGCCAGCACCATCGCCCTTGGCATGGTCCGCGAAGTGCTTGAGGTTCCGGTCATCGGCACCGTCCCCGCGATCAAGCCTGCCGCGGAAATGACGCAAACCGGGGTCATTGGCCTGCTTGGCACCGCCGCTACCGTCCGCCAGGGCTATGTCGACGAGCTTGAGCGCCAGTTTGCGAGCGACAAGCTGCTGATCCGCCATGCCGCGCCCGAGCTGGTCGAGCAGGCCGAGCGCAAGCTGCGCGGTGACACGATCGATAGCGCCGCGATCGCCGCAACGGTCGCCGGATTACGCGACCATACCCGAGGCATGGAGATCGACACTGTGGTGCTGGCCTGCACGCATTTCCCCCTGCTGGAGGACGAACTGCGCGCGGCGATGGGCGGCGGGGTCCGATTTGTTCACGGTGCCGAAGGAATAGCGCGTCGGATAGCCTATCTCACCGAGGGACAGGAATTCGCGAGGGGTGATGGCGACCGCGTGGTGGTGACTGCCCCGCCCGACCAGGCCATGCTCGATGCCTTCAGGCCCTACGGCTTCGATCGGATCGAGCAGTTGTGA
- the plsY gene encoding glycerol-3-phosphate 1-O-acyltransferase PlsY, with amino-acid sequence MDYNLDPSLAALLGYAFGSIPFGLLLTKMAGLGDVRNIGSGNIGATNVLRTGNKGLAAVTLLLDLAKGFIPVFLAWQWFQNDIGWAALGAVVGHCFPVWLGFKGGKGVATNAGVCFGLGWQIGLAYAVVWLGMLAVTRISSVAGMTSVIAAAGAAWYFDRPTFVPPLVLIALLIIWLHRANIGRLLKGEEPKVGSKQQ; translated from the coding sequence ATGGATTACAATCTCGATCCGTCGCTGGCTGCGCTGCTCGGTTATGCCTTCGGTTCGATCCCGTTCGGCTTGTTGCTGACGAAAATGGCCGGGCTGGGCGATGTCCGCAATATCGGCAGCGGCAACATCGGTGCCACCAACGTCCTGCGCACCGGCAACAAGGGGCTGGCAGCGGTGACCTTGCTGCTCGATCTGGCCAAGGGTTTCATTCCGGTATTCCTGGCCTGGCAGTGGTTCCAGAACGACATTGGCTGGGCGGCGCTAGGCGCGGTGGTGGGGCACTGTTTCCCGGTCTGGCTCGGGTTCAAGGGCGGCAAGGGGGTCGCGACCAATGCCGGTGTGTGCTTCGGACTCGGGTGGCAGATTGGGCTCGCATACGCCGTGGTATGGCTGGGCATGCTCGCAGTTACCCGGATCAGTTCGGTAGCCGGGATGACGTCGGTCATCGCCGCAGCCGGTGCCGCATGGTATTTCGACAGGCCGACCTTCGTTCCGCCGCTAGTGCTGATTGCGCTCCTCATCATCTGGTTGCATCGGGCCAATATCGGCCGCTTGCTGAAGGGAGAGGAACCCAAGGTAGGGAGCAAGCAGCAGTGA
- the dprA gene encoding DNA-processing protein DprA has translation MAEVALSQAEAFARIRLLRSPNIGPVSYAQLLRRFGSAEAALQGLPDIGKRGGRSYKPIAAEKVEREIESVRKGGARYVFHDQPEYPALLGEIESAPPILTYRGDLALAAKPCVAMVGARNASAAAVKLAREFASALAGEGFTVVSGLARGIDGACHEGAFPSTIGVIASGIDIAYPPQHAELQERIASEGLLLAEQPPGTEPRGSHFPSRNRIIAGMAGGTLVVEAAPKSGSLITARLAGEAGREVMAIPGSPLDARSAGCNQLIREGAVLVQGPEDVIELLHGFDGNPHSTFRDTGPIEFDHAPEELAEAEPADVGRLLTTAPVAVDELIRQSGESSASVQLALLELEIAGKLTRHAGGRVSLAA, from the coding sequence TTGGCAGAGGTCGCACTCTCACAGGCTGAAGCTTTTGCCCGGATCCGGTTGTTGCGCTCGCCGAACATCGGGCCGGTCAGCTATGCGCAGCTGTTGCGGCGGTTCGGGTCGGCGGAGGCCGCGCTTCAAGGATTGCCGGATATCGGCAAGCGCGGGGGCCGCAGCTACAAGCCGATCGCAGCCGAAAAGGTCGAGCGCGAGATAGAGTCCGTGCGCAAGGGCGGAGCGCGCTACGTCTTCCATGACCAGCCCGAATATCCGGCGCTGCTGGGCGAGATCGAAAGCGCGCCGCCCATCCTGACATATCGCGGGGACCTGGCGCTGGCGGCCAAGCCTTGCGTGGCGATGGTCGGTGCGCGCAACGCCAGCGCCGCAGCGGTCAAGCTGGCGAGAGAGTTTGCCTCTGCACTAGCGGGCGAAGGCTTCACGGTCGTCTCCGGCTTGGCCCGGGGCATAGACGGAGCCTGCCACGAAGGCGCTTTCCCGTCGACGATCGGGGTCATCGCCAGTGGGATCGACATTGCCTATCCGCCGCAACACGCCGAATTGCAGGAACGGATCGCCAGTGAAGGCCTGTTGCTGGCTGAGCAACCTCCCGGCACTGAACCACGAGGCAGCCATTTTCCCAGCCGCAACCGGATAATCGCGGGCATGGCTGGCGGTACGCTGGTGGTCGAGGCTGCGCCCAAGTCCGGCTCGCTCATCACCGCGCGGCTGGCAGGCGAAGCGGGGAGGGAGGTCATGGCGATCCCCGGTTCGCCGCTCGATGCCCGATCCGCCGGCTGCAACCAGCTGATCCGCGAAGGCGCGGTCCTGGTCCAGGGACCTGAGGACGTGATCGAGCTGCTGCATGGCTTCGATGGCAATCCGCATTCGACTTTCCGTGATACCGGCCCCATCGAATTCGATCATGCGCCCGAGGAACTGGCAGAGGCGGAACCGGCAGACGTCGGTCGTTTGCTGACAACAGCGCCGGTGGCGGTTGACGAACTGATCCGGCAATCGGGCGAAAGCTCGGCTTCGGTCCAGCTGGCCCTGCTCGAACTGGAAATCGCGGGAAAACTAACGCGCCATGCTGGTGGGCGGGTGTCATTGGCCGCATGA